The genomic DNA GAGCATGACGATCCTCAGTCCGCGTTACAGCCAGGCGTGAGGGGTATCCGAAATCACTCAAGATAGAATTAGCGGGAAGCGACCAGCCAAGCGGCCGGATTAACCAATCATTGACCATAAAAAACTATGAAAAATCATGCGCCTAATGATCCCTTACCGTCGCAGGGCAACATCTCCGTCGAACTACGGGGAAAGCTTCGCTGGGTGCATTGGAAAGCGGCATCTGGCCACCGCGCTGACCCTGTTGGTGCCAATCCTCGCCGGAGTTTCGCCGGCGTTGGCACAACAGGCGAACCAGCCTGGCTTCGATCCGCGCCAGCCCGAGAAATACTTTGAAAACCAAACCGAACGGGAAACGCTGAACCGCCCGCCGGTCAGCCTGCCGACGGTTGGCCAGCCCAACACCGGCGGCGATACCAGGCCGCAATTCGTCCTGCGCGGCGTGCACGTCGGCGGTGCCCACGCCGTCTCCCACGATCGCATTGCCGCAGTCTATCAACCCTATCTCGGCAAGAACGTCTCGCAGGCGGATCTCGCCGGGATCGCCGGCGCGATCAGCGATCTCTACCGCGCCGACGGCTTCCATCTGAGCCGGGCGATCGTGCCGCCGCAGGACATTGCCGACGGCCGGGTCCGGATCCAGGTGATCGAAGGTGCCATCGTGCAGGTCGAGCTGAAAGGCGACGGCGCCGACCAGTTCGGCGTCAGGCCGATGCTCGGGCCGGTTCTCGCCGAGCAGCCGTCGCGCCTCCCGACACTCGAGCGCCAGCTCTTCCTCATCAATGGCAGGCCGGGCGTTCGGATCACCGACAGCGCGCTGGAAGAGATCGGCAGCGGGTCCGGCCGCTTCCGTCTCACCGTCTATTTGAAGACCTGGCACGTCTTCTCCTCGTTCGGCCTGGACAATCTCGGATCGTCCTCTGTGGGCCCCTGGCAGACCTACGCCACTGGCGCGTTCAACTCCTACCTCACGCCCGGAGACACGCTGGCCGTCAACCTGTCGACGATTGCCAACGATCCTCGCGAGCTCGGCTTTGCGCGGCTGTCCTATGACGCGCCTGTCGGCGTCGACGGCATACGCCTCGGCGCTTCCGCTCTGTACAGCGCGGTCCGACCGGGCGATGCCCGTCGCCTCGACAGCGACATCACGACGACCGAGGCCTTCGAGCTGCGGGCCAGCATCATTCCGCTGCAATCACAATCTTCTACGCTCACGCTGACTGCGGCGACGACCTTCAGCAATGTGTCCGAGCACGACCTCTACGGCTCCTGGTACAACGACCACATCAGGACCGCGAGCCTGACCGCCGACTACAGACTGCAGGATCACTTCGGCGGCACCAATTTCGCGACGCTGACCTACCGCCAGGGCCTCGACGTCTTCGGTGCCTCGCATTTCGGCGACGATCTGCTGTCGCGCGACGGCGCCTCCTCGAACTTCTCGGTGCTGAACCTCTGGTTCACGCGCTACCAGACACTCAACGACGCCTGGTCGCTCAAGCTGGCGGCGGCGAGCCAGACGGCATCGCGGCCGCTGTTCACCTCGCAGCAATTCTATCTCGGCGGCGCGGCCTTCGGCCGGGGTTATGGCGCAGCCGAGATCAGCGGCGACAACGGCCTTGCCGGCTCGCTCGAACTGCGCTTCGACCAGAAGCTCAATTTCCGCTACTGGACCGGCTATCAGCTCTATGCCTTTGGCGACGCCGGGGCCGTCTGGAACGACGGCTACCGTTTGAGCGACGGCCTGTCGCTGACATCGGCCGGAGCCGGTGTACGCTTCTTCCTGCCAGACGATTTCCAGGCCGATCTCGGCGTGGCCGTGCCGTTGAGCTATCGGGCGCCGGACAACGAGCGCCGCAGCCCCCGCTTCCTGTTCACGCTGTCGAGCGCATTCCGGCTCTGCCCCGAACGCGGCAGGTCGGGCTGTCTCTAGCCACCCGGTCGTTTGCGCACGTCGCCCCGGCATACGGCTAGTGCAGCCTTGCTCACAGAGTTGCCTAAATTTAATCCCGTAACCTGATCACGGTCGCTCGATCCGGGAGTTCCCAATGACCATGTTCAGCGGAACGTGATTTGAGACCAAGCCATGAAGAAGGTGTTTGCAATCCTGGCGTTTCTCTGCGTCCTCGGCGTCGGGGAATATCTCCTGGTCAGCCGGTTCGCGATCCGCCATGAGACGTTGGCGCTGTTCGACGCCTCGCGGCAGCGGCCGATTTCGGTCGACCTGGCGGTACGGCGCGATTACGAGACCAAGGCCAATCTCGGCCTCTGGAAACTCCCGCTCGCCGTCATCAGTAACGGCAATACCGTCAAGGCCACCGAATATTCCTTTCTCGCCAATGTGCTTGCCGCGCGCGGCTATCTGGTCGCCAGCATCCAGCAGGACCTGCCCAGCGACCCGCCGCTGACGACCCATGTCGGCCAGCAATATGTCGGCCGGCGCGACGTCTATATCCGCTGCGAGGCCAACATTCTCTTCGTGCTGGATAAACTGAAGAGGCAGCAGGAGAACGTCGATTACGACCACATTACCCTCGTCGGCCACTCCAACGGCGGCGATGTCTCCATGTATGTCGCCCATCAGCACCCGGAGCTGGTGTCGAAAGTGATCACGCTCGACAATCTCAGGGTTCCTTTCGTGGTCAGTGACGGCATGAAGATCCTGTCGTTCCGGTCGAAGGACCCGCATTTCGTGACCGATCCAGGCGTGCTGCCGACGCCGGAGGAGGCCAAGGCGCGCGGCATCGACATCGTCCACACCGGCGCGCAGCACACGGAAATGAGCGATCGTGGCCCGAACTCGGTCAAGGAGAAGATCCAGGAGACGCTCGACCGCTTCCTGCGCGACAGCGCCAGCAGCGCGCTCGCGCCGGCCGATACGAAAAGCCCGATGATCATGAATCCGGGCGACTATTAGCCGGGAACGCTTTGCGGCAGATCAAGGCGGCTCCGAGGCGGCGGGATAGAAGACCCCCATGGCCTCGGAGAGACACGTGTCGCATTCTATCGAAAGTCTTGAGACGAAAGGCCTCGATGCAAGAAGCCTAGGCCTGCCCGCGGCGAGAATGCCGGCATTCGTACGGCATCTCTATCGCTCGGTCCGCAAGCTGCTGCGGTCGATCATCGCCCGCATTGATCTCTCACAATTTCCGGGATCGTGCTGCGGATAGGCACGGCGGACGCCAACGAATGCATGAAGGTTACCCTATGCACCAGCATTTGAGACGAATCTGCCTGCTGCTTGCCGTAACCTCCAGCGTCGGCACATCGTCTGCGCTCGCAGCCGATGCCAATCACGGTGCCGACCTCGCCAAGCGCTGGTGCGCAAGCTGCCATGTCGTCGCGAACGGCCAAACCCAGGCGAGCGCCGACGTCCCCTCCTTTGTCTCTGTCGCGCGCAAGGCAGACTTCAGCCCGGAGAGGCTTGCCTTCTTCCTGCTCGATCCGCACCCGAAGATGCCGAATTTCCCCTTGAGCCGCACCGAAGCGGGCGACATCGCGGCCTACATCGCATCGCTGCGCTAGCACGACATCGGCCACACATAGAAATCCCTGCCGGAGGACCGACAGGGACCAGTAGAAGGGACGCCGGACGGCAAACAAGGCCATCCGTAGTCCGCATGGACCTGCCCCAGCATCGCAAATGCGGATCGCGGCCACGCAAGTCCAATTTGCGGGTACGCCGTGGACAGGCGCGATAATCAGGACTTGCCCTTGCCCGGTTGCATGAGACTGCCGGTCATCTGGCGCATGTGATCTCCAGCACTGGTGAACTGGCTGCGCAGGAAATCGGATTGGATTCGCATCGCCTCCTGAAGGTCGGTGGCATGAACCAGCTTGCGCGCATGCTCAAACGCCGACTTCATGTTCTGCTCGGTGAAAACCAGGGCCTGCTTCGACACCTCCGTCCCCGCGCCTGGAACGGACGACATCGACTTGGTGGCCGCTTCGAAAAACATGCCGAATGCTTTTTCCGCCTGGTCAATCGTCTTCTCGGCCAGGTCGCGCAGTTCGGCCGGAACTTCGAGCTTCGGTTCGATCATGGTCGCACTCCTCCCGCTTTCCCTACTGAATACCACACTTGCTGGACCGCCTTCCAGCGGTCAGCCGCGGGGAAAACCTCGCCGGCGGTCCGGCTACGGCGGGAGGCGAAGAGACAGCATCAGGCCGGCGCGCGGCCGGGCTCAGGACAAGGGGTGTTCGGGAAGGGCTTCTTCGGTGGCGAGATCTTCGACCAGCTTGATGACCTCGAAACGCTGTCGCGGCGCGAGCTTCAGGAACGCGCGGAGCAGGCGCAGACTTTCGACCGTGCCGCTTGTGGGCGCGCCGAGCTTGAGCTGCAATTCAGCCGCGAAACCGAGGTTCTTCATCTCGCACCTATGACAAGCATCGGCTTTCGCAATCCGCCCAAGAACCGAACGCCGCAACAAGACGCCACAACAGGACCTATGGCGACGAACTCTCGGCCGGGTGGCCCCGGCCGGCTGGCACGCTGAACGACATGTCCAACAACCGGCTCAACCATTTGGTTGCAACTATGCCAAGGAACAACCCGTCCGGCAAGTCCAACAATGGGTGTAGTGATGCTTCGTCTGCATCGCACCACGGCAATTCCGGATAACAGGAATATCGACCGCCGTCACCCACCTGCGTCAAGAAGCTGCATAAATCACGCATACTGCCCGGACCGCTGTCAATTGGCACAACGTTTCTGCTTGTTTCCGACATGAACGGACATTGGTTGCGCATGACTTCTTCTGGAGCATACACGCATTTGTTGAGTCCGGCCCCGGCGGTTGTAACAGCGACGAAATCAAGATCGATCTCGCAAGCTGATCTCCAGCGTCCCGATCTGTGCGCGGTCGTCGCTCGTCGGCCCGGATATGTGCTGCCCATGAACCATTGTCCATGAGCGAGCGACCAAGCCGTTGCGACACGGCCACGCAGACACCGGGCGCCATGGCTGAAGACTCTTCGATTCGGGCGCGCGTCAGCACCAAAGGACGACGGCATGCTTTCTCGCTGCGATCTCATCAAGGGCGCCGCGGTCGCGCTTTTCACCCTCTCGATACAAGGCGCATGGGCCCAGGAGACCAAGATGAACCTGTTCAAGATCATCACCATCAAGGACGAAATCGTCGTCGGATTATCGGCGGAGGAACTTAAGGGGCTCGGCGGCAATGATGCGAGCGCGGTTGCGCACGCGCTCGCGCAGAAGGGCGATCTCACGGTCTGGCAATACAACGTGCATCGCGGCCCGAACGGCGAATTGCAGCAGGCGCCGACCGCCAAGATCGGGCTTCTGGCCAACGCCTCGCTCCGCGTCGAACCGTACGCGACGCCTTACCAGATCGTGCCGCATCCATAAGCAGCCGACTGGCACGCCGGCAGCCGAGGCCGCCGGCGTGACGTCTTCAACTGCGCCGCTGCGCCCGTTGTGCCCCCGTTTCCGTCGCAAAGCCGTAGATCAGCGCCAGCCGGTCCAGACATTCGCGAAAACGCCGCGAAAAATAATCGTTCCAGCGCTGGGTTCGGACGGCGCGACGCGCGCCGATCTGGTCCATGGTCAGGCCCAGCACCAGCACGTCATGCACCAGCGCGGCGCCGTCGGTGCCGAGTTCGCGCTCGATCCGGTTCAACCGCAGCACCGCTTGGCGCTGGCTGTCGGTGACAGGCTCGCGCGTACGCGCGCCATCGACATATTCCCTCGTCGGATCCACCGCCTGAGGCCCCCGCTCCGCCCGCTCCCAATCGTTCTGGAAGGCTCGCCCACCGCGGTATTGCGCTTCGTCGATCTGATGATGTGCGTGCAGCCGCCCCAAGGGATCACCACGGATCGACCGGATGGCCAGGATCTTCTCGCCGGAATCGAGCGCCAACGGATTGTCGACCTCGACCTCCGCCACTTCGGCGTTGAACGGGACATCACGGGATCGCCGGTCGTAGATCTGAGCCAATTTGTAGGACTTGTTGCGTTGGGCACGCGCCACTCGGATACTCCTTTGCGAAATTGACGACTGAACTGGGTGGCACGAAGGTCAGGCCGCAGAGACCAGCCTCAGCACGACGGGACCGGGGGCATGGGCGGACGCGGCACCAGAGCGACGCGTCAGGCGCGCATGCGGCGCGCAATAGCTGGAGCCCGGCCGGCAGGGATGACCGCAAAAGGCGATCTCCTCCCCGTCCTTGTCGCCGCCATAGGGATAGCGGCAGTCAACGGGCTCGAGTTCGACCAGCTGGATCAGGCGCGGCTGAACGCCGACGCAGCGCAACTTGATAGGCGCCGCCGGCTTCATTGCGGACTTCGGCGGCAAATTCAGGTTCGGCAACACCGCGCGGCGCGGCGAAACCGGAGCCTCACCCGGCAAATACGGCGCGACCGAAGGACTAGAAATCCATTCCGGTACGACGAGCCCCAGCCGCTTGGCGCGGCCGATCACCGCATTGCGTGTGTAAGCCGTTCCAAACCTTGCGTTAATCTGTCTGCCGATCTCCGCATAAGACATGCCCATGCGAATATAGTCGCGAAGCGCGCCGGAATGCTCCGACGGCCAATGGCCCGGTTCCATATTGCTGTCCTGTGATCAGCCTCCTCTCATCGAACGACCAGGAGGCGAAACACACATTCCGGTATTCCGAAGATCAAGTCAAGCAATAATTCTGATATTCATAATTGCATCAATTCCGAATTTCGGATTACAAGAGGCAAGACGGTGCGCAATCGAGG from Bradyrhizobium sp. CCBAU 53351 includes the following:
- a CDS encoding cytochrome c; protein product: MHQHLRRICLLLAVTSSVGTSSALAADANHGADLAKRWCASCHVVANGQTQASADVPSFVSVARKADFSPERLAFFLLDPHPKMPNFPLSRTEAGDIAAYIASLR
- a CDS encoding alpha/beta fold hydrolase, with the translated sequence MKKVFAILAFLCVLGVGEYLLVSRFAIRHETLALFDASRQRPISVDLAVRRDYETKANLGLWKLPLAVISNGNTVKATEYSFLANVLAARGYLVASIQQDLPSDPPLTTHVGQQYVGRRDVYIRCEANILFVLDKLKRQQENVDYDHITLVGHSNGGDVSMYVAHQHPELVSKVITLDNLRVPFVVSDGMKILSFRSKDPHFVTDPGVLPTPEEAKARGIDIVHTGAQHTEMSDRGPNSVKEKIQETLDRFLRDSASSALAPADTKSPMIMNPGDY
- a CDS encoding GcrA family cell cycle regulator; the protein is MEPGHWPSEHSGALRDYIRMGMSYAEIGRQINARFGTAYTRNAVIGRAKRLGLVVPEWISSPSVAPYLPGEAPVSPRRAVLPNLNLPPKSAMKPAAPIKLRCVGVQPRLIQLVELEPVDCRYPYGGDKDGEEIAFCGHPCRPGSSYCAPHARLTRRSGAASAHAPGPVVLRLVSAA
- a CDS encoding phasin; this encodes MIEPKLEVPAELRDLAEKTIDQAEKAFGMFFEAATKSMSSVPGAGTEVSKQALVFTEQNMKSAFEHARKLVHATDLQEAMRIQSDFLRSQFTSAGDHMRQMTGSLMQPGKGKS
- a CDS encoding ShlB/FhaC/HecB family hemolysin secretion/activation protein; the protein is MRLMIPYRRRATSPSNYGESFAGCIGKRHLATALTLLVPILAGVSPALAQQANQPGFDPRQPEKYFENQTERETLNRPPVSLPTVGQPNTGGDTRPQFVLRGVHVGGAHAVSHDRIAAVYQPYLGKNVSQADLAGIAGAISDLYRADGFHLSRAIVPPQDIADGRVRIQVIEGAIVQVELKGDGADQFGVRPMLGPVLAEQPSRLPTLERQLFLINGRPGVRITDSALEEIGSGSGRFRLTVYLKTWHVFSSFGLDNLGSSSVGPWQTYATGAFNSYLTPGDTLAVNLSTIANDPRELGFARLSYDAPVGVDGIRLGASALYSAVRPGDARRLDSDITTTEAFELRASIIPLQSQSSTLTLTAATTFSNVSEHDLYGSWYNDHIRTASLTADYRLQDHFGGTNFATLTYRQGLDVFGASHFGDDLLSRDGASSNFSVLNLWFTRYQTLNDAWSLKLAAASQTASRPLFTSQQFYLGGAAFGRGYGAAEISGDNGLAGSLELRFDQKLNFRYWTGYQLYAFGDAGAVWNDGYRLSDGLSLTSAGAGVRFFLPDDFQADLGVAVPLSYRAPDNERRSPRFLFTLSSAFRLCPERGRSGCL